One part of the Mycolicibacterium aromaticivorans JS19b1 = JCM 16368 genome encodes these proteins:
- a CDS encoding adenylate/guanylate cyclase domain-containing protein, translating to MTSPPSLAQRLGRVLERVTRQSGRLAGTPAYGSLILGRVSESPARRRVRIQTLVTVALLTVNVLGIVVAALLVSVAYPVPSVFTDVPAWLTFGVAPAYAAAALAFGSWWITTRTVKHLRWAAEGRAPTRVDQRNAFFTPWRVALAQLSLWVVGTVVFTILYGLFDTDFIPRILLVTGFVGVMVSTGAYLATEFALRPVAALALAAGPPPHRLAPGIMGRTMTVWMLGSGVPVIGIGLSALISLVLDNMTKTQLEVAILITSSATLVFGFALMWVLAWITATPVRVVRSALKRVEDGDLKASVVVFDGTELGELQRGFNSMVAGLRERERVRDLFGRHVGREVAAAAEMQKPQLGGEERHVAVLFVDIVGSTQLVGTLPPIEVVDLLNRFFAVIVEEVNRHNGLLNKFEGDATLAVFGAPVTLDNPEDDALAAARTIMRRLEQEVPECPAGLGVAAGEVVAGNVGANERFEYTVIGPPVNEAARLSELAKSTSSRLLVTASTVERAGDPERAHWVLADAVTLRGHEESTRLAVPA from the coding sequence ATGACGTCCCCTCCGAGCCTCGCGCAGCGGTTGGGCCGGGTTCTGGAACGGGTGACCCGGCAGAGCGGCCGGTTGGCCGGCACACCGGCCTATGGTTCGTTGATCCTGGGGCGGGTCAGCGAAAGCCCGGCCCGCCGCCGGGTCCGGATCCAGACGCTGGTAACGGTGGCGCTGCTGACGGTGAACGTCCTCGGCATCGTGGTCGCGGCGCTGTTGGTCAGCGTCGCCTATCCGGTGCCCAGCGTGTTCACCGACGTGCCCGCCTGGCTCACTTTCGGCGTGGCACCCGCGTACGCGGCCGCCGCGCTCGCGTTCGGCAGCTGGTGGATCACCACCCGCACGGTGAAACACCTCCGGTGGGCGGCTGAGGGGCGGGCGCCGACCCGCGTCGACCAGCGCAACGCGTTCTTCACCCCATGGCGCGTCGCCCTGGCCCAGCTGTCGCTCTGGGTGGTGGGCACCGTTGTCTTCACGATCCTTTACGGGCTGTTCGACACTGACTTCATTCCCCGGATCCTGCTCGTGACCGGTTTCGTCGGAGTGATGGTCTCCACCGGCGCCTACCTGGCCACCGAGTTCGCGCTGCGTCCCGTTGCGGCGCTGGCGCTGGCGGCCGGGCCGCCACCCCATCGGCTGGCACCGGGGATCATGGGCCGCACGATGACAGTCTGGATGCTGGGCTCGGGCGTGCCCGTCATCGGCATCGGGCTCAGCGCCCTGATCTCGCTGGTCTTGGACAACATGACCAAGACGCAGCTCGAGGTCGCCATCCTGATCACCTCGTCGGCCACGCTGGTGTTCGGATTCGCCTTGATGTGGGTGCTGGCCTGGATCACCGCGACCCCGGTGCGGGTGGTGCGCTCGGCGCTCAAGCGCGTCGAAGACGGCGACCTCAAGGCCAGCGTCGTGGTCTTCGACGGCACCGAACTCGGTGAGCTGCAACGGGGATTCAACTCGATGGTCGCCGGGCTGCGGGAGCGTGAACGGGTGCGCGACCTGTTCGGCCGCCACGTCGGCCGCGAGGTCGCCGCGGCAGCCGAGATGCAGAAGCCGCAGCTCGGCGGTGAAGAGCGGCACGTGGCAGTGCTTTTCGTCGACATCGTCGGCTCCACCCAATTGGTCGGCACCCTGCCCCCGATCGAGGTGGTCGACCTGCTCAACCGGTTCTTCGCCGTGATCGTCGAAGAGGTCAACCGGCACAACGGTCTGCTCAACAAGTTCGAAGGCGATGCCACGCTCGCAGTGTTCGGTGCGCCGGTCACGCTCGACAATCCCGAAGACGACGCACTCGCCGCGGCCCGCACGATCATGCGGCGCCTCGAGCAGGAGGTACCCGAATGCCCCGCCGGCCTGGGGGTCGCCGCTGGTGAGGTTGTCGCCGGCAACGTCGGCGCCAATGAGCGATTCGAATACACGGTGATCGGCCCACCGGTCAATGAGGCCGCTCGCCTGTCCGAGCTTGCCAAGTCCACCTCAAGCCGGCTCCTGGTCACCGCATCGACGGTCGAGCGGGCCGGCGATCCCGAGCGCGCCCACTGGGTCCTGGCCGATGCGGTGACGTTGCGGGGCCACGAAGAGTCCACCCGCCTGGCTGTGCCCGCGTGA
- the nucS gene encoding endonuclease NucS: protein MRLVIAQCTVDYIGRLTAHLPSARRLLLIKADGSVSIHADDRAYKPLNWMSPPCWLTEEARDDSLPVWVVENKTGEQLRITIENVEHDSSHELGIDPGLVKDGVEAHLQKLLAEHIELLGDGYTLVRREFMTAIGPVDILCRDDEGRTVAVEIKRRGEIDGVEQLTRYLELLNRDSLLAPVTGVFAAQQIKPQARTLATDRGIRCLTLDYDVMRGMDSDEFRLF from the coding sequence GTGCGCCTCGTGATCGCCCAATGCACCGTCGACTACATCGGCCGCCTCACCGCCCACCTGCCCTCAGCTCGTCGGCTGCTGCTGATCAAGGCAGACGGTTCGGTCAGCATCCATGCCGACGACCGGGCCTACAAACCGCTGAACTGGATGAGCCCGCCGTGCTGGCTGACCGAGGAAGCCAGGGATGACTCGCTGCCGGTGTGGGTGGTGGAGAACAAGACCGGTGAGCAGTTGCGGATCACGATCGAAAACGTCGAGCACGACTCCAGCCACGAACTCGGGATCGATCCCGGACTGGTGAAGGACGGCGTCGAAGCGCATCTGCAGAAGCTGCTGGCCGAGCACATCGAGCTGCTGGGTGACGGCTACACCCTGGTCCGCCGGGAGTTCATGACCGCCATCGGCCCGGTGGACATCCTCTGCCGCGACGACGAGGGCCGCACGGTCGCGGTGGAGATCAAGCGCCGCGGCGAGATCGACGGCGTGGAGCAGCTGACGCGCTATCTGGAGTTGCTCAACCGGGACAGTCTGCTGGCGCCGGTGACCGGGGTGTTCGCCGCCCAGCAAATCAAGCCGCAAGCCAGAACGCTGGCCACCGATCGCGGAATTCGTTGCCTGACTTTGGATTACGACGTCATGCGAGGGATGGACAGCGACGAGTTCCGGCTCTTCTGA
- the mce gene encoding methylmalonyl-CoA epimerase → MTAEQVDARPVLASALVTAVDHVGIAVPDLDAAIQWYHEHLGMILVHEEINTDQGIREAMLSLKNAAPDCAQIQLMAPLDETSTIAKFIDKRGPGIQQMAYRVSDLDAISEQLRNQGVRLIYDAPRRGTANSRINFIHPKDAGGVLVELVEPASSH, encoded by the coding sequence ATGACCGCTGAGCAAGTTGACGCCCGTCCAGTTCTGGCCAGTGCGCTCGTCACCGCCGTAGACCATGTCGGCATCGCGGTGCCGGATCTCGATGCGGCCATCCAGTGGTACCACGAGCACCTCGGGATGATCCTGGTGCACGAGGAAATCAACACCGACCAGGGCATTCGCGAGGCCATGCTGTCGCTGAAGAACGCGGCCCCCGACTGCGCACAGATCCAGTTGATGGCGCCTCTGGATGAGACCTCGACGATCGCCAAGTTCATCGACAAGCGCGGCCCCGGCATCCAGCAGATGGCCTACCGGGTCAGCGACCTGGACGCCATCTCCGAACAGCTGCGCAACCAGGGTGTCCGGTTGATCTACGACGCACCGCGCCGCGGAACCGCGAACTCACGGATCAACTTCATCCACCCGAAGGATGCCGGTGGCGTCCTGGTGGAACTCGTCGAGCCGGCTTCATCTCACTAG
- a CDS encoding acetyl-CoA C-acetyltransferase — protein sequence MTTSVIVAGARTPIGKLMGSLKDFSGSDLGAIAIKGALEKAGVPASLVDYVIMGQVLTAGAGQMPARQAAVAAGIGWDVPALSINKMCLSGIDSIALADQLIRAGEFDVVVAGGQESMTKAPHLLMNSREGYKYGDVTVLDSMAYDGLHDVFTDQPMGALTEQRNDTDKFTRHEQDEFAAISHQKAAAAWKDGVFADEVVPVKIPQRKGDPIEFSEDEGIRANTTAESLSGLKPAFRKDGTITAGSASQISDGGCAVVVMSKAKAQELGLSWLCEIGAHGVVAGPDSTLQSQPANAIKKAIAREGITLDQLDVIEINEAFSAVALASTKELGVDPDRVNRNGGAIAVGHPIGMSGARITLHAALELSRRGSGYAVAALCGAGGQGDALVLRAG from the coding sequence ATGACGACGTCGGTGATCGTTGCTGGAGCACGTACTCCCATCGGCAAACTGATGGGTTCACTCAAAGACTTTTCCGGCAGCGATCTGGGCGCAATCGCGATCAAGGGCGCGCTGGAGAAGGCCGGGGTCCCGGCGTCGCTGGTCGACTACGTGATCATGGGCCAGGTGTTGACCGCCGGCGCAGGCCAGATGCCGGCTCGCCAGGCCGCCGTGGCTGCCGGAATCGGGTGGGACGTGCCCGCCCTGAGCATCAACAAGATGTGCCTGTCCGGGATCGATTCGATCGCCCTGGCCGATCAGCTGATCCGCGCAGGTGAGTTCGACGTCGTGGTCGCCGGCGGCCAGGAGTCGATGACCAAGGCCCCGCACCTGTTGATGAACAGCCGCGAGGGCTACAAGTACGGCGACGTCACGGTGCTCGACTCGATGGCGTACGACGGCCTGCACGACGTCTTCACCGACCAGCCGATGGGTGCGCTCACCGAGCAGCGCAACGACACCGACAAGTTCACCCGCCACGAGCAGGACGAGTTCGCCGCCATCTCGCATCAGAAGGCGGCCGCGGCCTGGAAGGACGGCGTGTTCGCCGACGAGGTCGTGCCGGTGAAGATCCCGCAGCGCAAGGGTGACCCGATCGAGTTCAGCGAGGACGAGGGCATCCGCGCCAACACCACGGCCGAGTCGCTGTCCGGGCTCAAGCCCGCGTTCCGCAAGGACGGCACGATCACGGCGGGCTCGGCCTCCCAAATCTCTGACGGCGGTTGCGCCGTCGTGGTGATGAGCAAGGCCAAGGCCCAGGAACTCGGGCTGAGCTGGCTGTGTGAGATCGGTGCCCACGGTGTGGTCGCGGGCCCGGATTCCACGTTGCAGTCGCAGCCGGCCAATGCGATCAAGAAGGCCATCGCGCGCGAGGGCATCACCCTGGACCAGCTCGACGTCATCGAGATCAACGAGGCGTTCTCCGCCGTCGCGCTGGCCTCGACCAAGGAACTGGGCGTGGACCCCGATCGGGTCAACCGTAATGGCGGCGCGATCGCGGTCGGCCATCCGATCGGTATGTCGGGTGCGCGGATCACGCTGCACGCGGCGCTGGAGCTCTCGCGGCGCGGATCGGGTTACGCGGTGGCCGCACTCTGCGGAGCAGGCGGCCAGGGCGACGCGCTGGTTCTGCGGGCGGGGTAA
- a CDS encoding DUF3817 domain-containing protein, translating into MTSTFDIRSTAGRFRLVALAEAVTWVGLLVGMYFKYLGSPRTEIGVKVFGMAHGLVFIAFVITALMAGIAYKWGVVTWLLALLGSIVPLGSVIFLIWADRTAKLGPAAAPAASGQPLDSAPSTT; encoded by the coding sequence ATGACGAGCACTTTTGACATCCGAAGCACGGCCGGCCGATTCCGGTTGGTGGCGCTGGCCGAAGCGGTGACCTGGGTCGGACTGCTGGTCGGGATGTACTTCAAGTACCTGGGCAGTCCGCGTACCGAGATCGGCGTCAAGGTTTTCGGCATGGCCCACGGGCTCGTGTTCATCGCATTTGTGATCACTGCTCTGATGGCGGGCATCGCCTACAAGTGGGGCGTAGTCACGTGGTTGCTGGCGTTGCTGGGCAGCATCGTGCCGCTCGGCAGTGTGATTTTCCTCATATGGGCTGATCGGACTGCGAAATTGGGGCCGGCGGCCGCTCCTGCGGCTTCGGGTCAGCCACTCGATTCGGCACCGTCGACGACGTGA
- a CDS encoding tetratricopeptide repeat protein, whose product MTRPRPQIGPALAGAVDLSGLKQRAQQPADGATAPSGGVEVTEANFEAEVLVRSGQLPVVVVLWSPRSDASVQLGEVLAALAADDNGKWSLATVNVDVVPRVAQMFGIEAVPTVVALAGGQPLASFQGMQPPEQLRRWVDSLLQATAGKLSGSGDSEEEAAVDPALEQARDLLESGDFAAAAAAYQAILEADPQHAEAKGALRQITFLQRATEQRPDAVAVADAAPDDIEAAFAAADVQILNQDVVPAFDRLIALVRKTSDDERTKVRTRLIELFELFDPADPDVITGRRNLANALY is encoded by the coding sequence GTGACGCGTCCACGCCCCCAGATCGGCCCGGCCCTGGCCGGCGCCGTCGACCTGTCCGGCCTCAAGCAGCGGGCTCAGCAGCCCGCGGACGGTGCGACCGCCCCCAGTGGCGGTGTCGAGGTCACCGAGGCCAATTTCGAAGCTGAAGTCCTGGTCCGTTCCGGCCAACTGCCGGTTGTCGTGGTGCTGTGGTCGCCGCGCAGCGACGCCTCGGTGCAATTGGGCGAAGTGCTCGCCGCGCTGGCCGCCGACGACAACGGAAAGTGGTCGTTGGCAACGGTCAACGTCGACGTGGTCCCGCGGGTCGCCCAGATGTTCGGAATCGAGGCGGTACCGACTGTGGTGGCCTTGGCCGGCGGGCAGCCGCTGGCCAGCTTCCAGGGCATGCAACCCCCCGAGCAGTTGCGGCGGTGGGTTGACTCGCTGCTGCAGGCGACCGCTGGAAAGCTCTCCGGCTCAGGCGATTCCGAGGAAGAGGCAGCCGTCGACCCGGCCTTGGAGCAGGCAAGGGACTTGCTCGAGTCCGGGGATTTCGCGGCTGCGGCCGCGGCGTATCAGGCCATTCTGGAGGCCGATCCGCAGCACGCCGAAGCCAAGGGTGCGTTGCGGCAGATTACTTTCCTGCAGCGCGCCACTGAGCAGCGCCCCGACGCGGTGGCAGTGGCCGATGCCGCTCCCGACGACATCGAGGCGGCCTTTGCCGCCGCCGACGTGCAGATCCTCAATCAGGACGTCGTCCCGGCCTTCGACCGCCTGATCGCGCTGGTGCGCAAGACTTCTGACGATGAGCGCACCAAGGTGCGCACCCGGCTGATCGAACTGTTCGAGCTGTTCGATCCCGCCGACCCCGATGTGATCACCGGCCGGCGCAACCTGGCCAACGCGCTCTACTAG
- the glgB gene encoding 1,4-alpha-glucan branching protein GlgB produces the protein MTRTKKLASPHLAPDRGELARLVSGVHHSPHSILGAHEYDDHTVIRVLKPHAEQVIALVGGERHPMEHIESGVFAVALPFTNLVDYRLEVSYPGGHTITVADGYRFLPTLGEMDLYLFGEGRHEQLWEILGAHPRSFETADGVVEGVSFAVWAPNAKGINLIGEFNHWDGNDAPMRVLGSSGVWELFWPGFPTDGLYKFRVHGVDGSVTDRADPFAFATEVPPHTASRVFTSDYTWDDTEWLTQRAAQNPVFQPMSTLEVHLGSWRPGLSYRELAEQLTEYVVAQGFTHIEFLPVAEHPFGGSWGYQVTSYYAPTSRFGTPDEFRFLVDTLHRAGIGVIVDWVPAHFPKDAWALGRFDGTPLYEHSDPRRGEQLDWGTYVFDFGRAEVRNFLVANALYWLQEFHIDGLRVDAVASMLYLDYSRPDGGWTPNIYGGRENLEAVQFLQEMNATVHKSHPGIVTIAEESTSWPGVTRATNLGGLGFSMKWNMGWMHDTLDYISRDPIYRTYHHGELTFSLLYAFSENFVLPISHDEVVHGKGTLWGRMPGNDHVKAAGLRSLLAYQWAHPGKQLLFMGQEFGQRAEWSEERGVDWYQLDENSYSTGIQRFVADLNELYRGRPSLWSQDTKPEGYSWIDANDSANNVLSFLRYGSDGSVLACVFNFSGAEHSRYRLGLPHTGTWREVLNSDATVYNGAGAGNFGAVEATDEPWHGRPASATLVLPPNSAIWLEPAPTAG, from the coding sequence ATGACGAGAACCAAGAAGCTCGCCAGCCCGCACCTGGCGCCGGATCGCGGTGAGCTGGCCCGGTTGGTGTCTGGCGTCCATCACAGCCCGCACAGCATCCTGGGCGCCCACGAGTACGACGACCACACGGTGATCCGGGTGCTCAAACCGCACGCGGAGCAGGTGATCGCCCTCGTCGGGGGCGAGCGACACCCGATGGAGCACATCGAGTCCGGGGTGTTCGCGGTCGCGTTGCCGTTCACCAACCTGGTCGACTACCGACTCGAGGTCAGCTATCCGGGCGGTCACACCATCACCGTCGCCGACGGCTACCGCTTCCTGCCCACGCTCGGTGAAATGGACCTATATCTGTTCGGCGAGGGACGCCACGAGCAGCTGTGGGAGATCCTGGGCGCGCATCCGCGGTCGTTCGAGACCGCAGACGGCGTGGTGGAGGGTGTGTCGTTCGCGGTCTGGGCCCCGAATGCCAAGGGCATCAATCTGATCGGCGAGTTCAACCACTGGGACGGCAACGACGCCCCGATGCGGGTGCTGGGATCCTCCGGCGTGTGGGAGCTGTTCTGGCCCGGCTTTCCCACTGACGGGCTCTACAAGTTCCGCGTCCACGGCGTCGACGGGTCGGTCACCGACCGCGCCGACCCGTTCGCGTTTGCAACCGAGGTCCCGCCGCACACCGCGTCGCGTGTGTTCACCTCGGACTACACCTGGGACGACACCGAGTGGCTGACGCAGCGCGCCGCACAGAACCCGGTGTTCCAGCCGATGAGCACCCTCGAGGTGCACCTTGGCTCATGGCGGCCCGGCCTGAGCTATCGCGAGCTGGCCGAGCAACTCACCGAATATGTTGTGGCCCAAGGATTCACCCACATCGAATTCCTCCCGGTAGCCGAGCACCCGTTCGGCGGCTCGTGGGGCTATCAGGTGACGTCCTACTACGCGCCGACATCCCGGTTCGGCACCCCCGACGAATTCCGCTTCCTGGTGGACACCCTGCACCGGGCGGGTATCGGAGTGATCGTCGACTGGGTGCCCGCACACTTCCCCAAGGACGCGTGGGCGCTGGGCCGCTTCGACGGCACCCCGCTCTACGAGCATTCCGACCCGCGCCGAGGCGAACAGCTCGACTGGGGCACCTACGTCTTCGATTTCGGCCGCGCCGAAGTACGCAACTTCCTGGTGGCCAACGCGCTGTACTGGTTGCAGGAGTTCCACATCGACGGCCTGCGGGTGGATGCCGTCGCATCCATGCTCTACCTGGACTACTCGCGGCCCGACGGCGGCTGGACGCCCAACATCTACGGCGGCCGGGAGAACCTCGAGGCGGTGCAGTTCCTGCAGGAGATGAACGCCACCGTCCACAAGAGCCACCCGGGCATCGTCACGATCGCCGAGGAGTCCACCTCATGGCCGGGGGTTACCCGGGCGACCAACCTTGGCGGACTTGGCTTTTCGATGAAGTGGAACATGGGGTGGATGCACGACACCCTGGATTACATCAGCCGGGACCCGATCTATCGCACCTATCACCACGGCGAGCTGACCTTCTCGTTGCTCTATGCGTTCAGCGAGAACTTCGTGTTGCCGATCAGCCACGACGAGGTGGTGCACGGCAAGGGCACGCTGTGGGGCCGGATGCCCGGCAACGATCACGTCAAGGCAGCCGGGCTGCGCAGCCTGCTGGCCTACCAGTGGGCCCACCCCGGTAAGCAGCTGCTGTTCATGGGCCAGGAATTCGGCCAGCGCGCGGAGTGGTCCGAGGAACGCGGGGTCGACTGGTACCAGCTCGACGAGAACAGCTACTCCACCGGGATCCAGCGTTTCGTCGCCGATCTCAACGAGCTCTACCGCGGCCGCCCGTCGCTGTGGAGCCAGGACACCAAGCCGGAGGGCTACTCCTGGATCGACGCCAACGACTCGGCCAACAACGTGCTGAGCTTTTTGCGATACGGCAGCGACGGCTCGGTGCTGGCGTGCGTGTTCAACTTCTCCGGGGCGGAGCACAGCCGATATCGGCTTGGGCTGCCGCACACCGGCACCTGGCGCGAGGTGCTCAACAGCGACGCGACGGTCTACAACGGTGCGGGGGCGGGCAACTTCGGCGCGGTCGAGGCCACCGACGAACCCTGGCACGGCCGGCCCGCGTCGGCGACGCTGGTGCTGCCGCCGAACTCAGCGATCTGGCTGGAACCCGCGCCGACCGCCGGCTAG
- a CDS encoding alpha-1,4-glucan--maltose-1-phosphate maltosyltransferase produces MPGRIEIDDVAPVVSCGTYPAKAVVGEVVPVAGTVWREGHDAVAATLVVRYLGTAHPQLGQNPARRVKALEGAELTEASPAVSRVKPRLYPMEMGRTPDVFHGQFVPDRVGLWTFRIDGWGDPLTTWRHNVTVKLDAGQGESELNNDLIVGGNLLARAATGVPRDRRAPLLAAAAALRESGDPLTRAALALSNEVTDLLAQYPLRELVTRGSTYGIWVDRPMARCSAWYELFPRSTGGRDEAGRPVHGTFETAAAALPRVASMGFNVVYLPPIHPIGKVHRKGRNNTVTAEPGDVGSPWAIGSDDGGHDAVHPDLGTIDDFDRFVDAARDNGLEVALDLALQCAPDHPWAKNHREWFTELPDGSIAYAENPPKKYQDIYPLNFDNDPGGLYDEVLRVVRHWMDHGIKIFRVDNPHTKPPNFWAWLISQVKAVDPDVLFLAEAFTRPARLNGLAKLGFTQSYSYFTWRTAKWEIEEFGRQIAEHADYTRPNLFVNTPDILHESLQHGGPGMFAIRAVLASTMGSSWGVYSGFELFEHLPVREGSEEYLDSEKYELRPRDFEGALAQGQSLEPFLRRLNEIRHLHPALCEMRTITFHHIDNDALLAYSKFDPVSGDTVLVVVTLNPFGPEEGTLWLDMAALGMQPYDRFWVRDEITGEEYQWGQSNYVRLEPARAVAHILNMPLIPQEQRAVLLRRE; encoded by the coding sequence GTGCCCGGTCGTATCGAGATCGATGACGTCGCGCCCGTTGTGTCCTGCGGTACCTATCCGGCCAAGGCGGTCGTCGGCGAAGTGGTGCCGGTCGCCGGGACGGTGTGGCGCGAGGGGCACGACGCGGTGGCGGCGACGTTGGTGGTGCGCTACCTCGGAACTGCCCACCCTCAGCTCGGGCAGAATCCGGCCAGGCGGGTCAAGGCCCTCGAGGGTGCCGAACTGACCGAGGCCTCCCCCGCGGTAAGCCGGGTGAAGCCCCGGCTATACCCGATGGAGATGGGCCGCACCCCCGATGTCTTCCACGGCCAGTTCGTGCCCGACCGGGTGGGCCTGTGGACGTTTCGGATCGACGGCTGGGGTGACCCGCTCACCACCTGGCGGCACAACGTCACCGTCAAACTCGACGCCGGACAGGGCGAATCGGAGCTGAACAACGATCTCATCGTCGGCGGCAATCTGCTGGCCCGCGCTGCCACCGGCGTGCCTCGCGACCGACGCGCGCCGCTGTTGGCGGCCGCGGCGGCGCTGCGCGAGTCCGGGGACCCGCTGACCCGCGCGGCCCTGGCGTTGTCCAACGAGGTCACCGATCTGCTCGCCCAGTACCCGCTGCGTGAGCTGGTCACCCGGGGCAGCACCTACGGCATCTGGGTGGACCGGCCGATGGCGCGGTGCAGCGCCTGGTACGAACTGTTCCCGCGGTCCACCGGTGGCCGCGATGAGGCAGGCCGGCCCGTGCACGGCACATTCGAGACCGCCGCCGCGGCGCTGCCGCGGGTCGCATCGATGGGGTTCAACGTCGTCTACCTGCCGCCGATCCACCCGATCGGCAAGGTGCACCGCAAGGGCCGCAACAACACCGTGACGGCCGAGCCTGGGGATGTGGGGTCACCCTGGGCAATCGGCAGCGACGACGGCGGGCACGACGCCGTCCACCCCGATCTCGGGACGATCGACGACTTCGACCGGTTCGTCGATGCGGCACGCGACAACGGGCTGGAGGTCGCACTCGACCTGGCGCTGCAATGCGCTCCGGATCACCCGTGGGCCAAGAATCACCGGGAATGGTTCACCGAGCTGCCCGACGGCTCCATCGCCTACGCGGAGAACCCGCCGAAGAAGTACCAGGACATCTATCCGCTGAACTTCGACAACGATCCCGGCGGCCTGTACGACGAGGTGCTGCGGGTGGTGCGGCACTGGATGGATCACGGCATCAAGATCTTTCGGGTGGACAACCCGCACACCAAGCCGCCGAACTTCTGGGCGTGGCTGATCAGCCAGGTCAAGGCCGTCGATCCCGACGTGCTGTTCCTCGCCGAGGCATTCACCCGCCCGGCGCGGCTTAACGGGCTCGCGAAACTTGGCTTCACACAGTCATATTCGTACTTCACCTGGCGTACCGCCAAGTGGGAGATCGAAGAGTTCGGCCGCCAGATCGCGGAGCACGCCGACTACACCCGGCCGAACCTGTTCGTGAACACGCCGGACATCCTGCACGAGAGCCTGCAACACGGCGGGCCCGGCATGTTCGCGATCCGGGCCGTGCTGGCCTCGACGATGGGCAGCTCGTGGGGCGTGTACTCCGGCTTCGAGCTCTTCGAGCATCTGCCGGTCCGGGAGGGCAGCGAGGAGTACCTGGACTCCGAGAAATACGAGCTGCGACCGCGCGACTTCGAAGGCGCACTCGCACAGGGCCAGTCCCTGGAGCCATTCCTGCGCCGGCTCAACGAGATTCGCCATCTCCACCCCGCGCTGTGCGAGATGCGCACCATCACGTTCCACCACATCGACAACGACGCGCTACTGGCGTACAGCAAGTTCGACCCGGTATCCGGTGACACCGTGCTGGTGGTGGTGACATTGAACCCATTCGGCCCCGAGGAAGGCACCCTGTGGCTAGACATGGCCGCTTTGGGTATGCAGCCCTACGACCGTTTCTGGGTCCGCGACGAGATCACCGGGGAGGAATACCAATGGGGGCAGTCGAACTACGTGCGACTGGAACCGGCCCGCGCCGTCGCGCACATCCTGAACATGCCGTTGATCCCGCAGGAGCAGAGAGCAGTTCTGCTGCGTCGGGAATGA